A DNA window from Azotosporobacter soli contains the following coding sequences:
- a CDS encoding TetR/AcrR family transcriptional regulator, whose product MARKKSADLEKTKQTILEVGLALFEQKGFNATGIQEIATLANVPKGSFYNYFNSKEDFCVAVIRFYTEASIGRWKNMLAAAETEGSYQALSTVFVEVTERYECAAVKKGCLLGNLAAEISEASEECRMALAEAVREFKEILAERLAAGQQAGKVRQDLSAQQLADLVWDCWQGSLLRMKIEKSAEPVRTNLESLFHRLLLP is encoded by the coding sequence ATGGCAAGAAAAAAAAGTGCAGACTTAGAAAAAACAAAACAGACTATCCTGGAAGTCGGCCTCGCTCTCTTTGAGCAAAAAGGATTCAATGCGACCGGTATCCAAGAGATCGCCACATTGGCCAATGTGCCCAAAGGTTCTTTTTATAACTATTTCAATAGTAAAGAAGACTTTTGCGTTGCAGTCATTCGCTTTTATACGGAAGCGAGCATTGGACGATGGAAAAATATGCTGGCGGCGGCAGAGACGGAGGGTTCTTATCAGGCTTTAAGCACGGTCTTCGTAGAAGTTACCGAACGCTATGAATGTGCGGCGGTAAAAAAAGGCTGTCTTCTCGGCAACCTGGCTGCGGAAATCAGCGAAGCCAGTGAAGAATGCCGCATGGCGTTAGCGGAAGCGGTACGCGAATTCAAAGAAATTTTGGCCGAACGATTGGCGGCGGGACAACAGGCGGGGAAAGTCCGGCAGGATTTGTCCGCGCAGCAATTGGCTGATTTGGTTTGGGATTGCTGGCAGGGCAGCTTGCTGCGCATGAAGATTGAAAAATCGGCCGAACCGGTCAGAACGAATTTGGAAAGTCTCTTTCATCGCCTGCTGCTGCCGTAG
- a CDS encoding methyl-accepting chemotaxis protein, with protein sequence MQWFHDLKLFSKLMLAVLVAVASMAVAGAFGYYYTHAVSQNMDRMYEEHLQPIKQLNEVRANFIIVHVMVGQLIDEHLSPQKQQQLQAKIQDLSALTNTTLATYEKGNRSTEERKHLEKLKTAIEAYRSSREKALALAKSGKNADAVAYMNQYVTEDSMQCTEILNELVNISAQASEKMNEQSKAAAQTAERVLISVTFAALLLLTSGGWLMARSLARRLERVGAVLEGIAEGDLTKDVAVSGRDEIGELGRHLNAMRKQLHDLVKQISLSAHQVTGAVQDINHSSELSAQAGGQISLAISRVAEGAEDQLRQTDETLHAVEDISNGIRQAAANTQVISQAADRTGNAVSQGVQAVDKAVGQMDLIRSTVDLSAQCVAKLGQRSEEIGLIVDTISGIAGQTNLLALNAAIEAARAGEMGRGFAVVAEEVRKLAEQSQESTKQIAQLIGDIQTDTNAAVSAMEKGTQEVSTGYQVVQGAGHSFEEISAMIEEMVGQVSEASQVMDTIAKRSQRVVTAMQAIDKVSRASAGQSQEVSAATQEQSASLEELASLSEGLASMAQEMEKGIRAFRV encoded by the coding sequence ATGCAATGGTTTCATGATTTAAAACTGTTTTCAAAATTGATGTTGGCCGTATTGGTTGCGGTGGCTTCCATGGCCGTAGCCGGAGCTTTCGGTTACTATTACACGCACGCGGTCAGTCAAAATATGGACCGCATGTATGAAGAACATTTACAGCCGATCAAACAATTGAATGAAGTACGCGCCAATTTTATCATTGTTCACGTGATGGTCGGTCAATTGATTGACGAACACCTGTCGCCGCAAAAACAGCAACAGCTGCAAGCAAAGATTCAAGACTTGTCGGCGCTTACGAATACGACTTTGGCGACCTATGAAAAGGGCAACCGCTCCACCGAAGAACGAAAGCATCTGGAAAAGCTAAAAACGGCCATTGAAGCGTACCGCAGTAGCCGGGAAAAAGCGCTCGCGCTTGCCAAGAGCGGCAAGAACGCCGATGCCGTCGCTTACATGAATCAGTACGTAACGGAAGATTCGATGCAGTGTACCGAGATCTTAAATGAACTGGTCAATATCAGCGCGCAGGCCAGCGAAAAAATGAACGAACAAAGCAAAGCCGCCGCGCAAACGGCGGAGCGGGTTCTCATTTCCGTGACCTTCGCCGCCCTGCTGCTCTTGACGAGCGGCGGCTGGCTGATGGCCCGCAGCCTGGCACGCCGTTTGGAAAGAGTCGGCGCAGTACTCGAAGGAATTGCCGAGGGTGATCTGACCAAAGACGTCGCGGTTTCCGGTCGCGATGAAATCGGAGAACTGGGACGCCACCTTAACGCGATGCGTAAACAACTGCATGATTTGGTAAAACAAATCTCGCTCTCCGCGCATCAGGTGACCGGCGCGGTGCAAGACATCAACCACAGCTCAGAATTGTCCGCGCAGGCGGGCGGCCAAATCTCTCTCGCCATTTCGCGCGTCGCCGAAGGCGCCGAAGATCAGCTGCGCCAAACCGACGAAACGCTGCATGCGGTCGAAGACATCTCGAACGGCATCCGTCAGGCCGCCGCAAACACGCAGGTGATCAGCCAGGCGGCCGACCGCACCGGCAACGCCGTTTCGCAGGGCGTGCAGGCGGTCGATAAGGCGGTCGGTCAGATGGATCTGATCCGCTCGACCGTCGATCTTTCGGCGCAGTGCGTCGCCAAGCTCGGCCAACGTTCGGAAGAAATCGGCCTGATCGTCGATACGATTTCCGGCATCGCCGGACAGACCAATCTGCTCGCGCTCAACGCGGCGATCGAAGCGGCCCGTGCGGGCGAGATGGGACGCGGCTTTGCGGTCGTCGCCGAGGAAGTGCGCAAGCTGGCCGAGCAATCGCAGGAATCGACCAAGCAGATTGCCCAGTTGATCGGCGATATCCAGACCGATACCAACGCGGCCGTCAGCGCGATGGAAAAAGGCACGCAGGAAGTCTCGACCGGCTACCAGGTGGTGCAGGGAGCGGGCCATTCGTTCGAAGAAATTTCCGCAATGATCGAAGAAATGGTCGGTCAGGTTTCCGAAGCGTCGCAGGTGATGGATACGATCGCCAAGCGCAGCCAGCGCGTGGTGACCGCGATGCAGGCGATCGACAAAGTCAGCCGCGCCAGCGCCGGACAGAGTCAGGAAGTCTCCGCAGCCACGCAAGAGCAATCCGCCTCGCTCGAAGAGCTGGCCTCGCTCAGCGAAGGCCTGGCCAGTATGGCGCAGGAGATGGAAAAAGGCATCCGCGCTTTCCGCGTCTAA
- a CDS encoding type 1 glutamine amidotransferase domain-containing protein gives MANKKVLLVVTNHDRIDDQHVSGLWLEEFLEPYRALKSAGYEVVVASPKGGKSPLDARSIEDGIAGISEAALLENTLALSEINPLDFDGIFLSGGHGTMFDFPASADLKIALRKLNKEGRGIASVCHGVAGLVGVLNEQGRPIVEGRNITSFTNSEEVAVALDHLVPFMLETRLREQGGLFSKKDNFAVHVVADGNLITGQNPPSSKATVEALIRFIESK, from the coding sequence ATGGCGAATAAAAAAGTACTTTTAGTGGTTACCAATCATGACAGAATCGATGATCAACATGTATCCGGCCTCTGGCTGGAAGAATTTCTCGAACCGTACCGTGCGTTGAAAAGCGCCGGTTATGAAGTCGTCGTAGCCAGTCCGAAAGGCGGCAAATCGCCGCTCGACGCGCGCTCGATCGAAGACGGCATTGCAGGAATTTCCGAAGCGGCGTTGCTGGAAAACACGCTTGCGCTGAGCGAAATCAACCCGCTCGATTTTGACGGCATTTTCCTCTCCGGCGGACATGGCACGATGTTTGACTTTCCGGCCAGCGCCGATCTGAAAATCGCGCTGCGCAAGCTGAACAAAGAGGGACGCGGCATTGCTTCGGTCTGCCACGGCGTGGCCGGTTTGGTCGGCGTATTGAACGAGCAGGGCCGTCCGATTGTCGAAGGACGCAACATCACTTCCTTCACCAACAGCGAAGAAGTCGCGGTGGCGCTCGACCACCTGGTGCCGTTCATGCTGGAAACGCGTTTGCGTGAACAGGGAGGCCTGTTCAGCAAGAAAGATAATTTTGCGGTTCATGTGGTTGCCGACGGCAATCTGATTACCGGACAAAACCCGCCGTCTAGCAAAGCAACGGTGGAAGCGCTGATCCGTTTCATTGAAAGCAAGTAA
- a CDS encoding WG repeat-containing protein, whose amino-acid sequence MRAKIGLLMGMAIVAAWLCCSGAFALAAEEAIQPVVAAENSQNQVLSEVQKSGKHGLLDQTGKIILPLLFDSIAPLSDGFVGVTLNGKKGVYDRNGKIALALEYDEVRAAGNGLLAAKQGEEWNYYKAYEKNRLAGPFTDAGVFCEGLARVKKNDRWGYIDLQGKTVLPYLYKEAADFSEALSAVKLNDKWGFIDKTGKMVIAEKFSKYLQPFTEGLAVVKEENGCQYIDRQGNLAIAAPYDQVYPFTNGLAEVRVQQRNVSWSGVLLTAAKVASGSVIVNPLDLTQKIVRRGFIDKTGKQIVPLTYDGAGEFKDGLALVIIKEKRGYVNRQGEFVIPAVYDELGAFNEGLAVVKKDEKWNYINKQNQRISRLLFSDGGNFSCGLAAIKLGDEWGYMNHEGYLPFKGRFEAAQPFSEQVAVVKQSGAWGVIDARGKFIIPPNAAYEELRNFHAGAAAVKIKGQWGYLRLDGRMLVEAQYDAALPFGQ is encoded by the coding sequence TTGCGTGCTAAGATCGGCTTGTTGATGGGAATGGCAATCGTTGCGGCGTGGCTGTGCTGTAGCGGCGCTTTTGCCTTGGCAGCGGAAGAAGCGATACAGCCTGTTGTCGCAGCGGAAAACAGTCAAAATCAGGTACTGAGTGAGGTGCAGAAATCCGGTAAGCATGGCCTGTTGGATCAAACGGGAAAAATAATACTGCCGTTATTGTTTGACTCCATTGCGCCGCTATCGGACGGTTTTGTCGGCGTGACGCTGAACGGCAAAAAAGGCGTCTATGATCGAAACGGCAAAATAGCGTTGGCGCTGGAATATGACGAAGTCAGAGCGGCTGGCAATGGCTTGTTGGCAGCGAAGCAGGGCGAGGAGTGGAATTATTACAAAGCCTATGAAAAGAATAGGCTCGCCGGTCCATTTACGGATGCAGGCGTATTTTGCGAAGGCTTGGCGCGGGTAAAAAAGAATGATCGCTGGGGTTATATCGATCTTCAGGGAAAAACGGTCTTGCCTTACCTTTATAAGGAGGCCGCTGATTTTTCCGAAGCGTTGTCGGCGGTGAAGTTGAATGACAAGTGGGGATTCATTGATAAGACAGGAAAAATGGTGATAGCGGAAAAGTTTAGCAAGTATCTGCAGCCGTTCACAGAAGGTTTAGCGGTGGTGAAAGAAGAAAACGGCTGCCAATATATTGATCGGCAGGGGAATCTGGCAATCGCAGCGCCCTACGATCAGGTCTATCCTTTTACGAATGGGTTGGCGGAAGTGCGTGTGCAGCAGCGCAATGTTTCCTGGAGCGGCGTCCTGTTAACCGCGGCGAAAGTAGCCAGCGGCAGCGTGATTGTGAATCCGCTGGATTTGACGCAAAAAATAGTAAGGCGCGGTTTTATTGATAAGACGGGAAAGCAGATCGTGCCGCTGACGTATGATGGGGCCGGCGAATTTAAAGACGGTCTGGCATTGGTCATCATTAAGGAAAAAAGGGGATATGTGAATCGTCAGGGTGAGTTTGTGATCCCGGCTGTCTATGATGAACTCGGCGCGTTTAACGAAGGTCTGGCCGTTGTCAAAAAGGATGAAAAGTGGAATTACATCAATAAACAAAATCAGCGGATCAGCCGCTTGTTGTTTAGCGACGGCGGAAATTTCAGCTGCGGCTTGGCCGCAATCAAGTTGGGTGACGAGTGGGGCTACATGAATCATGAGGGGTATCTGCCGTTCAAGGGACGTTTCGAAGCGGCGCAGCCGTTTAGCGAACAGGTTGCAGTGGTCAAGCAAAGCGGCGCTTGGGGCGTGATCGATGCGAGAGGAAAATTCATCATTCCTCCTAATGCGGCCTATGAGGAACTGCGCAATTTTCACGCCGGTGCGGCAGCTGTGAAAATAAAAGGACAATGGGGCTATCTACGTCTTGATGGGCGGATGCTGGTGGAAGCGCAGTATGATGCGGCGCTGCCGTTCGGGCAATAA